The following are encoded together in the Lactuca sativa cultivar Salinas chromosome 1, Lsat_Salinas_v11, whole genome shotgun sequence genome:
- the LOC111917375 gene encoding UDP-glycosyltransferase 85C2 yields the protein METVLVKTESKPHVVFVPYPAQSHIKCMLKLARLLHHKGGLDITFVNTEVNHRQLLESGGPNSLDGEPGFQFETIPDGVPEGTPNFMYAVTASILVNFLDPFLDLMRRLKNPGTCILADGMMPFTVEAAEQLKLPIIHFWTFAACAFMGYYQAPVLIEKGLIPFKDESCFTNGYLDTVIDSIPGLEGFRLKDLPGYIRTTNPNDDSYNYVVECVKATRRVSNMIIHTFEELESTVIKVFTSMIPHVYTIGPLELLLNPIQLEEETKKLDIKGYSLWKEEDGCLKWLESKEPHSVVYVNFGSLISVSLEQLLEFGWGLANSNHYFLWIIRPDLVIGESASFPRELQELINERGFIASWCSQEEVLKHPSIGGFLTHCGWGSTIESLTAGVPMLCWPFLWDQLTNCRQMCMEWEVGMEIDHKVNRDEVERLTKELIGGDKGKRIRSKAQEWKKKIEIATGPKGSSSLNIEKLANDIIMFPRK from the exons ATGGAAACAGTACTGGTGAAAACTGAAAGCAAGCCACATGTAGTGTTCGTACCATATCCAGCACAGAGCCACATTAAGTGCATGCTGAAACTAGCAAGGCTACTGCACCACAAGGGTGGCCTGGACATAACCTTCGTCAACACCGAGGTTAACCACAGGCAGTTACTCGAGTCCGGAGGGCCAAACTCTCTTGATGGTGAACCAGGGTTCCAGTTCGAGACCATTCCCGATGGTGTTCCCGAGGGTACACCAAACTTCATGTATGCAGTCACTGCCTCTATTCTAGTCAACTTCTTGGATCCCTTTCTTGACCTTATGCGAAGGTTAAAGAATCCAGGTACTTGTATTCTTGCTGATGGTATGATGCCTTTCACCGTTGAAGCTGCTGAGCAGCTTAAACTCCCGATCATCCATTTTTGGACTTTTGCTGCTTGTGCTTTCATGGGATATTACCAAGCTCCAGTTCTAATTGAGAAAGGACTTATCCCATTTAAAG ATGAAAGTTGCTTCACCAATGGGTATCTTGACACTGTAATTGATTCGATTCCGGGATTAGAAGGGTTCCGTTTAAAGGACCTTCCGGGTTATATTAGAACCACAAACCCAAATGATGATTCCTATAATTATGTCGTTGAGTGCGTAAAGGCAACTAGGAGGGTCTCAAACATGATCATTCACACATTTGAGGAGTTAGAGTCAACCGTCATCAAAGTTTTCACATCGATGATTCCTCATGTGTATACGATTGGACCATTGGAGTTGCTTCTAAATCCAATACAACTTGAAGAAGAAACAAAGAAGTTGGATATTAAGGGCTACAGTCTCTGGAAAGAAGAAGATGGGTGCCTTAAATGGCTGGAATCAAAGGAACCACATTCGGTGGTTTATGTCAATTTTGGAAGCTTAATATCAGTGTCTTTAGAACAGTTGCTAGAGTTTGGTTGGGGACTTGCTAATAGCAACCATTATTTTCTTTGGATCATCAGACCTGATTTGGTTATTGGTGAGTCTGCTTCCTTTCCTCGTGAACTCCAAGAGCTGATTAATGAGAGAGGCTTTATCGCAAGCTGGTGTTCCCAGGAAGAAGTGTTGAAGCACCCTTCAATTGGTGGCTTCTTGACTCACTGTGGGTGGGGTTCAACCATTGAGAGCTTAACAGCTGGGGTCCCCATGCTATGTTGGCCATTTTTATGGGACCAACTAACTAATTGCAGGCAAATGTGCATGGAATGGGAAGTTGGCATGGAGATCGATCATAAGGTGAACAGGGATGAAGTGGAGAGGCTTACGAAGGAGTTGATTGGAGGAGACAAGGGTAAACGCATAAGGAGCAAGGCTCAGGAGTGGAAGAAAAAGATTGAAATTGCAACTGGTCCGAAAGGCTCATCTTCATTGAATATTGAGAAGCTTGCCAACGACATTATTATGTTTCCAAGAAAGTAG